A DNA window from Kitasatospora atroaurantiaca contains the following coding sequences:
- the rimO gene encoding 30S ribosomal protein S12 methylthiotransferase RimO, producing MPERRTVALVTLGCARNEVDSEELAGRLEADGWLLVDDAADADVAVVNTCGFVEAAKKDSVDALLEANDLKGHGRTQAVVAVGCMAERYGKELQDALPEADAVLGFDDYANITDRLQTILSGGHHASHLPRDRRKLLPLTPVERQAAAAEVALPGHGAPEDLPEGVAPASGPRTLRKRLDDNPVASIKLASGCDRRCSFCAIPAFRGSFISRRPSDVLHEAQWLAEQGVSEVVLVSENNTSYGKDLGDIRLLETLLSEIAAVEGIKRVRVSYLQPAEMRPGLIDVMTGTPGVVPYFDLSFQHSAPAVLRRMRRFGNTEQFLELLGTIRGKAPEAGARSNFIVGFPGETEEDFAELERFITEAGLDAIGVFGYSDEDGTEAATYDGKLPEDVVADRLAKLSRLAEELTAQRAEQRIGSEVEVLVESVEDGVVEGRAAHQAPETDGLTTLLGADDAKVGEFYRARVVGTEGVDLVAEALSGALGAGE from the coding sequence ATGCCTGAACGCCGTACAGTCGCCCTTGTCACGCTCGGATGCGCCCGCAACGAGGTGGACTCCGAGGAACTCGCCGGGCGACTGGAGGCCGATGGCTGGCTGCTGGTCGACGACGCCGCCGACGCCGATGTCGCCGTGGTCAACACCTGCGGGTTCGTCGAAGCCGCCAAGAAGGACTCCGTCGACGCCCTGCTGGAGGCCAACGACCTCAAGGGGCACGGCCGCACCCAGGCCGTCGTCGCCGTCGGCTGCATGGCCGAGCGGTACGGCAAGGAGCTCCAGGACGCCCTGCCCGAGGCCGACGCGGTGCTCGGCTTCGACGACTACGCCAACATCACCGACCGCCTGCAGACCATCCTCTCCGGCGGCCACCACGCCTCGCACCTCCCCCGCGACCGCCGCAAGCTGCTCCCGCTGACCCCGGTCGAGCGCCAGGCGGCAGCCGCCGAGGTCGCCCTGCCCGGCCACGGCGCCCCCGAGGACCTGCCCGAGGGTGTGGCCCCTGCGTCCGGCCCGCGCACGCTGCGCAAGCGGCTGGACGACAACCCGGTGGCCTCGATCAAGCTGGCCTCCGGCTGCGACCGCCGATGTTCGTTCTGCGCGATCCCCGCCTTCCGCGGCTCGTTCATCTCCCGCCGCCCCTCCGACGTGCTCCACGAGGCCCAGTGGCTGGCCGAGCAGGGCGTCAGCGAGGTCGTGCTGGTCAGTGAGAACAACACCTCGTACGGCAAGGACCTCGGCGACATCCGCCTGCTCGAGACGCTGCTGAGCGAGATCGCCGCCGTCGAGGGCATCAAGCGCGTCCGGGTCAGCTACCTGCAGCCCGCCGAGATGCGGCCCGGCCTGATCGACGTGATGACCGGTACGCCTGGCGTCGTCCCGTACTTCGATCTCTCGTTCCAGCACTCGGCCCCGGCCGTGCTGCGCCGGATGCGCCGCTTCGGCAACACCGAGCAGTTCCTGGAGCTGCTGGGCACCATCCGCGGCAAGGCTCCGGAGGCCGGCGCCCGCTCCAACTTCATCGTGGGCTTCCCCGGCGAGACCGAGGAGGACTTCGCCGAGCTGGAACGGTTCATCACCGAGGCCGGCCTGGACGCGATCGGTGTGTTCGGCTACTCGGACGAGGACGGCACCGAGGCCGCCACCTACGACGGCAAGCTGCCCGAGGACGTGGTCGCCGACCGGCTCGCCAAGCTCTCCCGGCTCGCCGAGGAGCTGACCGCCCAGCGAGCGGAGCAGCGGATCGGCAGCGAGGTCGAGGTGCTGGTCGAGTCGGTGGAGGACGGTGTGGTCGAGGGCCGGGCCGCCCACCAGGCCCCGGAGACGGACGGCCTGACCACCCTGCTCGGCGCGGACGACGCCAAGGTCGGCGAGTTCTACCGCGCCCGCGTGGTGGGTACCGAGGGCGTCGACCTCGTCGCCGAGGCCCTCTCCGGAGCCCTTGGAGCCGGCGAATGA
- the pgsA gene encoding CDP-diacylglycerol--glycerol-3-phosphate 3-phosphatidyltransferase: MTKGPGAPAAARPGRPGAAPPPQAGIWNIANVLTMVRLLLVPVFVLLLFADGGHNPKWRSVAWAAFAIAMITDLFDGEIARRKGLVTDFGKIADPIADKAIMGAALIGLSVLGDLPWWVTAVILARELGITVLRFWVIRYGVIPASRGGKLKTLTQGIAVGMYVLVLTGWLATGRAVLMGLAVVLTVGTGLDYVNQAIRLRREGMAKERAAR; the protein is encoded by the coding sequence ATGACCAAGGGGCCCGGTGCCCCGGCGGCGGCCCGCCCCGGCCGCCCAGGGGCCGCGCCGCCCCCGCAGGCCGGGATCTGGAACATCGCCAATGTGCTGACCATGGTCCGGCTGCTGCTGGTGCCGGTGTTCGTGCTGCTGCTCTTCGCCGACGGCGGCCACAACCCGAAGTGGCGCTCGGTGGCCTGGGCCGCGTTCGCCATCGCGATGATCACCGACCTCTTCGACGGCGAGATCGCCCGGCGCAAGGGCCTGGTCACCGACTTCGGCAAGATCGCGGACCCGATCGCCGACAAGGCGATCATGGGTGCGGCGCTGATCGGCCTCTCCGTCCTCGGCGACCTGCCCTGGTGGGTCACCGCGGTGATCCTGGCCCGCGAGCTGGGCATCACCGTGCTGCGCTTCTGGGTGATCCGCTACGGCGTCATCCCGGCCAGCCGGGGCGGCAAGCTGAAGACCCTCACCCAGGGCATCGCGGTCGGCATGTACGTGCTCGTGCTCACCGGCTGGCTTGCCACGGGCCGGGCCGTGCTGATGGGCCTCGCCGTCGTGCTGACCGTCGGTACCGGTCTGGACTACGTGAACCAGGCCATCAGGCTGCGCCGCGAGGGCATGGCGAAGGAGCGGGCGGCCCGGTGA
- a CDS encoding CinA family protein, whose protein sequence is MNEHGAAEKAHQALRERGATLAVAESLTGGLLAATLVDVPGASATFRGSVTAYATEVKSSVLGVDEGLLAVHGPVHPVVARQMAEGVRRLLGATYGLATTGVAGPEPQDGRAVGTVYVAVAGPGGSLVASPELSGTRDTIRSGAVSAALELLLDRVAVEDHSR, encoded by the coding sequence GTGAACGAGCACGGAGCGGCGGAGAAGGCGCACCAGGCACTGCGCGAGCGCGGTGCCACGCTGGCCGTCGCGGAGTCCCTCACGGGCGGTCTGCTGGCCGCCACACTGGTCGACGTCCCGGGTGCCTCGGCGACCTTCCGCGGCTCGGTCACGGCGTACGCCACCGAGGTGAAGTCCTCCGTGCTCGGCGTGGACGAGGGCCTGCTGGCCGTCCACGGCCCCGTGCACCCCGTGGTGGCCCGCCAGATGGCCGAGGGCGTGCGGAGGCTGCTCGGGGCCACCTACGGCCTCGCGACCACCGGTGTGGCCGGCCCGGAGCCCCAGGACGGGCGGGCGGTCGGCACGGTGTACGTCGCGGTGGCCGGTCCGGGGGGAAGTCTGGTCGCCTCGCCCGAGTTGTCAGGGACACGTGACACAATCCGCAGCGGCGCCGTCAGCGCGGCACTGGAGCTTCTGCTGGATCGTGTAGCGGTTGAGGACCACTCGCGCTGA
- a CDS encoding helix-turn-helix domain-containing protein codes for MILLRRLLGDVLRRQRQRQGRTLREVSAAARVSLGYLSEVERGQKEASSELLSAICDALDVRMSEVMREVSDELSLAELAAMATLSEGELLRPVLEPVPLPAPGDRMSSISPKAAAVDVVAA; via the coding sequence ATGATCCTGCTCCGTCGCCTACTGGGCGATGTACTGCGTCGGCAGCGCCAGCGCCAGGGCCGCACACTCCGCGAGGTGTCGGCGGCCGCCAGGGTTTCGCTCGGTTACCTCTCCGAGGTCGAGCGGGGGCAGAAGGAGGCGTCCTCCGAGCTGCTCTCCGCCATCTGCGACGCACTCGATGTCCGGATGTCCGAGGTCATGCGCGAGGTCAGCGACGAGCTGTCGCTCGCCGAACTTGCGGCGATGGCCACCCTCTCGGAGGGTGAGCTGCTGAGGCCGGTGCTCGAACCGGTACCGCTGCCGGCTCCCGGTGACCGGATGAGTTCCATCTCGCCCAAGGCCGCCGCCGTGGACGTGGTAGCGGCCTGA
- a CDS encoding ATP-dependent helicase: MARRSTADPLEGFAPATKAWFTGAFNAPTDAQTEAWAAIGRETDVLVVAPTGSGKTLAAFLSALDRLSHTPPPADPKRRCRVLYISPIKALAVDVERNLRAPLAGLRQAAVRLGLPEPEVQVAIRSGDTPAADRRRFASHPPDILITTPESLFLLLTSASREALRGIDTVILDEVHAVAGTKRGAHLALSLERLDELLERPARRIGLSATVRPVEEVARFLSPQRGAAIVQPPAAKEFDLSVVVPVADLDELPADTDDPSRQASIWPHVEERIVDLVQAHRSTIVFANSRRLAERLCNRLNEIAVERADGTPLPGAHAPAQLMGGSGAAAGAPPVLARAHHGSVSKEQRSLVEEELKAGRLPAVVATSSLELGIDMGAVDLVVQVESPPSVASGLQRVGRAGHQVGAVSTGVVFPKYRGDLVQSAVVTERMRAGQIEALRVPRNPLDVLAQQLVAITALDTWDVDELLALVRRAAPFATLPQSAFDGVLDMLAGRYPSDAFAELRPRLVWDRVAGTVTGRPGAQRLAVTSGGTIPDRGLFGVFIAGADPKKGGGRVGELDEEMVYESRVGDVFTLGTTSWRIEEITHDKVLVTPAPGIPGRLPFWKGDTLGRPLELGRALGAFVRELGGLKPDQATERLRKAGLDDWAAGNLLTYLAEQRTACGHLPDDRTIVVERFRDELGDWRIVIHSPFGAQVHAPWALALGARLREKHGLDPQVMHADDGIVLRLPDADLLDFPSDKPTPEEAPVGADAALFDSGEIEQLVTDQVGGSALFASRFRECAGRALLLPRRSPGKRTPLWQQRQRASQLLEVASEYGSFPIVLEAVRECLQDVFDVPGLVELMGDLESRAVRLVEVTTPEPSPFARSLLFGYVAQFLYEGDSPLAERRAAALSLDSRLLSELLGQAELRELLDPAVLAELEAELQRLTPDRRIKDVEGVADALRLLGPLSEAELTARGAEPLWALELEATRRVIQVRVGGEQRWAAIEDAGRLRDALGTPLPVGVPEAFTEPVKDPLGDLLARYARTHGPFTAAEAADRFGLGTAVVTGTLHRLTAGGRLVQGEFRPVEGHTATVEWCDAEVLRRLRRRSLAALRQEVEAVPPRALAAFLPQWQHLGGHRLRGLDGLLRVVEQLQGTALPASALEKLILPARLTDYSPGMLDELTAAGEVSWSGAGALPGNDGWVSLHLPDFSHLLRPEPVPPALTPVHTALLEALAGGYGLFFRQLGERLPETPEPEIVEALWDLVWAGYVTNDTLAPLRALLGSGRTAGSTAHRAPRSVPRGRYGGAGRALGRPAGALRSGPPTAAGRWSLLPEFAAEPTARAAAQAQSLLDRHGVLTRGTVAAERVPGGFAGVYRVLAAFEERGRARRGYFVEGLGGAQFAMDGAADRLRAVNGRLERAGATEWPGTGSAEPPQVLVLAAADPANAYGAALPWPEPPTAADAKAAAHRPGRKAGALVVLVDGEPALYVERGGKSLLAWSAQAPAVEALAAAVREGALGRSVTIERANGESALTSPLGQALEAAGFHPTPRGLRLRS; this comes from the coding sequence ATGGCGCGACGCAGCACCGCAGACCCACTGGAGGGCTTCGCCCCGGCGACCAAGGCCTGGTTCACGGGTGCCTTCAATGCGCCCACCGACGCCCAGACCGAGGCCTGGGCCGCCATCGGCCGCGAGACGGACGTCCTGGTGGTCGCGCCCACGGGCTCGGGCAAGACGCTGGCGGCCTTCCTCTCCGCGCTGGACCGGCTCAGCCACACGCCGCCCCCGGCCGATCCCAAGCGCCGCTGCCGGGTCCTCTACATCTCGCCGATCAAGGCCCTCGCGGTCGACGTCGAGCGCAACCTCCGCGCCCCGCTGGCGGGGCTGCGCCAGGCCGCCGTCCGGCTCGGCCTGCCCGAGCCCGAGGTGCAGGTCGCCATCCGCTCCGGCGACACCCCGGCGGCCGACCGCCGCCGCTTCGCGAGCCACCCACCCGACATCCTCATCACCACCCCCGAGTCGCTCTTCCTGCTGCTCACCTCGGCCTCCCGGGAGGCCCTGCGCGGCATCGACACGGTGATCCTGGACGAGGTCCACGCCGTCGCCGGCACCAAGCGGGGCGCCCACCTGGCGCTCAGCCTGGAGCGGCTGGACGAGCTGCTCGAGCGGCCCGCCCGCCGGATCGGTCTCTCCGCGACGGTGCGGCCGGTCGAGGAGGTGGCCCGCTTCCTGAGCCCGCAGCGCGGTGCGGCGATCGTCCAACCCCCGGCGGCCAAGGAGTTCGACCTCTCGGTGGTCGTCCCGGTGGCCGATCTGGACGAGCTGCCGGCCGACACCGACGACCCGTCACGCCAGGCCTCCATCTGGCCGCACGTCGAGGAGCGGATCGTCGACCTGGTCCAGGCCCACCGCTCGACCATCGTCTTCGCCAACTCCCGCCGCCTCGCCGAGCGGCTCTGCAACCGGCTCAACGAGATCGCCGTCGAGCGCGCCGACGGCACGCCACTACCCGGCGCCCACGCCCCGGCTCAGCTGATGGGCGGCTCGGGAGCCGCCGCAGGTGCTCCGCCCGTGCTGGCCAGGGCGCACCACGGCTCGGTCTCCAAGGAGCAGCGCTCGCTGGTCGAGGAGGAGCTGAAGGCCGGCCGGCTGCCCGCCGTGGTCGCCACCTCCAGCCTGGAGCTGGGCATCGACATGGGCGCGGTCGACCTCGTCGTCCAGGTGGAGTCGCCGCCCTCGGTCGCCTCCGGCCTGCAGCGGGTCGGCCGGGCTGGCCACCAGGTCGGCGCGGTCTCCACCGGCGTGGTCTTCCCCAAGTACCGGGGAGACCTGGTGCAGTCCGCCGTGGTCACCGAGCGGATGCGCGCCGGGCAGATCGAGGCCCTGCGCGTCCCGCGCAACCCGCTGGACGTGCTGGCCCAGCAGCTGGTCGCCATCACCGCCCTGGACACCTGGGATGTCGACGAGCTGCTCGCCCTGGTCCGCCGGGCCGCGCCGTTCGCCACCCTCCCGCAGTCCGCCTTCGACGGCGTGCTCGACATGCTCGCCGGGCGCTACCCCTCGGACGCCTTCGCCGAGCTCCGCCCCCGCCTGGTCTGGGACCGCGTCGCCGGTACGGTCACCGGCCGCCCCGGCGCGCAGCGGCTCGCCGTCACCTCGGGCGGGACGATCCCCGACCGAGGGCTGTTCGGCGTCTTCATCGCGGGCGCCGACCCCAAGAAGGGCGGCGGGCGGGTCGGCGAGCTGGACGAGGAGATGGTGTACGAGTCGCGGGTCGGCGACGTCTTCACCCTCGGCACCACCTCCTGGCGGATCGAGGAGATCACCCACGACAAGGTCCTGGTCACCCCCGCGCCCGGCATCCCGGGCCGACTGCCCTTCTGGAAGGGCGACACCCTCGGCCGTCCGCTGGAGCTCGGCCGGGCGCTCGGCGCCTTCGTCCGCGAGCTCGGCGGTCTGAAGCCAGATCAGGCCACCGAGCGGCTGCGAAAAGCCGGCCTCGACGACTGGGCGGCGGGGAACCTGCTGACCTACCTCGCCGAGCAGCGCACCGCCTGCGGCCACCTGCCCGACGACCGCACCATCGTGGTCGAGCGCTTCCGCGACGAGCTCGGCGACTGGCGGATCGTCATCCACTCCCCCTTCGGCGCCCAGGTGCACGCCCCCTGGGCGCTGGCCCTCGGCGCCCGCCTGCGCGAGAAGCACGGCCTCGACCCGCAGGTGATGCACGCCGACGACGGCATCGTGCTCCGCCTGCCCGACGCCGACCTGCTGGACTTCCCGTCCGACAAGCCGACACCCGAGGAGGCCCCGGTCGGCGCCGACGCCGCCCTCTTCGACTCCGGCGAGATCGAACAGCTCGTCACCGACCAGGTGGGCGGCTCCGCTCTCTTCGCCTCCCGCTTCCGCGAGTGCGCCGGCCGCGCCCTGCTCCTCCCGCGCCGCAGCCCCGGCAAGCGCACCCCGCTCTGGCAGCAGCGCCAGCGCGCCTCCCAGCTGCTGGAGGTCGCCTCCGAGTACGGCTCCTTCCCGATCGTCCTGGAGGCCGTCCGCGAGTGCCTGCAGGACGTCTTCGACGTGCCCGGCCTGGTCGAGCTGATGGGCGATCTGGAGTCGCGCGCCGTACGGCTGGTCGAGGTCACCACCCCCGAGCCCTCGCCCTTCGCGCGCTCCCTGCTCTTCGGCTACGTCGCCCAGTTCCTGTACGAGGGCGACTCCCCGCTCGCCGAGCGGCGGGCCGCCGCGCTCTCGCTGGACTCCCGGCTGCTCTCCGAGCTGCTCGGCCAGGCGGAGCTGCGCGAACTGCTCGACCCGGCCGTGCTCGCCGAGCTGGAGGCGGAGCTCCAGCGGCTCACCCCCGACCGGCGGATCAAGGACGTCGAGGGCGTCGCCGACGCCCTGCGGCTGCTCGGCCCGCTGAGCGAGGCGGAGCTGACGGCACGTGGGGCCGAGCCGCTCTGGGCGCTCGAGCTCGAAGCCACCCGCCGGGTCATCCAGGTCCGGGTGGGCGGCGAGCAGCGCTGGGCCGCGATCGAGGACGCCGGACGGCTGCGCGACGCGCTCGGCACCCCGCTGCCGGTCGGCGTACCCGAAGCCTTCACCGAACCCGTCAAGGATCCCCTCGGCGATCTGCTGGCCCGCTATGCCCGCACCCACGGCCCGTTCACGGCCGCCGAGGCGGCCGACCGCTTCGGCCTGGGCACCGCCGTGGTCACGGGCACCCTGCACCGGCTGACGGCCGGGGGCCGACTGGTCCAGGGCGAGTTCCGGCCCGTCGAGGGCCATACCGCCACGGTCGAGTGGTGCGACGCCGAGGTGCTCCGCCGACTGCGCCGCCGCTCGCTGGCCGCACTCCGCCAGGAGGTCGAGGCCGTACCGCCGCGGGCGCTCGCCGCCTTCCTCCCGCAGTGGCAGCACCTGGGCGGCCACCGGCTGCGCGGCCTGGACGGGCTGCTGCGGGTGGTCGAGCAGCTCCAGGGCACCGCCCTGCCCGCCTCCGCCCTGGAGAAGCTGATCCTCCCGGCCCGGCTGACGGACTACTCGCCGGGCATGCTGGACGAGCTCACGGCGGCCGGCGAGGTCAGCTGGTCCGGCGCGGGCGCACTGCCCGGCAACGACGGCTGGGTCAGCCTGCACCTGCCGGACTTCTCCCACCTGCTGCGCCCGGAGCCGGTGCCGCCCGCCCTGACACCCGTGCACACCGCCCTGCTGGAGGCCCTCGCGGGCGGGTACGGCCTGTTCTTCCGTCAGCTGGGCGAGCGTCTGCCCGAGACCCCGGAGCCCGAGATCGTCGAGGCTCTCTGGGACTTGGTCTGGGCCGGGTACGTCACCAACGACACCCTGGCCCCGCTGCGCGCCCTGCTCGGCTCCGGCCGGACGGCGGGCTCGACCGCCCACCGCGCACCCAGGTCCGTCCCTCGCGGCCGGTACGGCGGCGCCGGGCGAGCCCTCGGCCGCCCGGCCGGGGCCCTGCGCTCCGGGCCGCCGACGGCCGCCGGGCGCTGGTCCCTGCTGCCCGAGTTCGCCGCCGAGCCGACCGCCAGGGCCGCCGCCCAGGCGCAGAGCCTGCTGGACCGGCACGGCGTCCTCACCAGAGGCACCGTGGCCGCCGAGCGGGTGCCGGGCGGCTTCGCGGGGGTGTACCGGGTGCTGGCCGCCTTCGAGGAGCGCGGGCGGGCCCGGCGGGGCTACTTCGTGGAGGGCCTGGGCGGCGCCCAGTTCGCCATGGACGGCGCGGCCGACCGGCTGCGCGCGGTCAACGGGCGCCTGGAGCGAGCCGGTGCCACCGAGTGGCCGGGTACGGGCTCCGCCGAGCCGCCGCAGGTCCTGGTGCTGGCCGCCGCCGACCCGGCCAACGCGTACGGCGCCGCCCTGCCCTGGCCCGAGCCGCCCACCGCGGCCGATGCCAAGGCCGCCGCGCACCGGCCGGGCCGCAAGGCGGGAGCGCTGGTGGTCCTGGTCGACGGCGAACCGGCGCTGTACGTCGAGCGCGGCGGGAAGTCCCTGCTGGCGTGGAGCGCGCAGGCCCCGGCGGTCGAGGCGCTGGCCGCGGCCGTACGTGAAGGCGCTCTGGGCCGGAGCGTGACGATCGAGCGTGCCAACGGCGAATCGGCGCTCACCTCACCGCTCGGCCAGGCCCTGGAGGCCGCGGGCTTCCACCCCACCCCGCGCGGCCTGCGCCTGCGCAGCTGA
- a CDS encoding S8 family peptidase, which translates to MERVGLANCSSGKHRNGPVRVLFVMLVIALLLGGAVPYVAGPGRSYLSYLVLAERQDAQGSALAAGQARTAGGRVLQEYPQIGAVLVYATGSFADRLRGRPGIAAVGATRTAGVPSPPGPLVGAGDFGRGSGSADARDESEATLPDPGESADWNLAMIGATATPAASAVLLHTPAADRPVPTAQALRGVLVAVLDSGVDDTHPDLRSAVDPRASASCADGRPDARYGAWRPDQGVSESGHGTHVAGIVGAARDGKGVTGVAPGVRIAAVRLLGPLGQYYTENIVCGMLWAADHGAKAINDSYFADPWKYNCPEDRDQAALITAVGRAVAYAQRQGAVVVASAGNDGQDLGASRTDRRSPNDRHSGPPQTRLLGTECIRLPGELPGVLTVGAVDRSGMPTAYSNFGRGRISLAAPGGDPDGGAQGAVVSDWPGGQYAALAGTSMAAAHVTGAVAVVAATHPDWGPDRLTALLAETAAANCPFGSGSCVERQYFGAGVLALPRG; encoded by the coding sequence ATGGAACGGGTGGGCCTGGCCAACTGCAGTTCCGGAAAGCACCGAAACGGCCCTGTCCGCGTCCTCTTCGTGATGCTGGTGATCGCCCTCCTGCTCGGCGGGGCCGTGCCGTACGTCGCCGGGCCCGGCCGCTCGTACCTCAGCTATCTGGTGCTGGCCGAACGCCAGGACGCGCAGGGCTCGGCGCTGGCCGCCGGCCAGGCGCGGACGGCGGGCGGGCGGGTCCTCCAGGAGTACCCGCAGATCGGCGCCGTCCTCGTGTACGCCACCGGCAGCTTCGCCGACCGGCTGCGCGGCCGCCCGGGCATAGCCGCCGTCGGTGCCACCAGGACGGCGGGCGTGCCGAGCCCGCCCGGGCCGCTCGTCGGGGCCGGTGACTTCGGGCGCGGCAGCGGGTCCGCCGATGCGCGGGACGAGTCCGAGGCGACGCTGCCCGATCCGGGTGAGTCGGCCGACTGGAACCTGGCCATGATCGGCGCCACCGCAACCCCGGCCGCCTCGGCGGTCCTGCTGCACACCCCGGCCGCCGACCGCCCCGTCCCCACCGCCCAGGCGCTGCGCGGGGTGCTGGTCGCGGTCCTGGACTCCGGCGTCGACGACACCCATCCGGACCTGCGCAGTGCCGTCGACCCGCGCGCCTCGGCATCCTGCGCCGACGGCCGGCCCGACGCCCGGTACGGCGCCTGGCGCCCCGACCAGGGCGTCAGCGAGAGCGGCCACGGCACCCATGTCGCCGGGATCGTCGGCGCGGCGAGGGACGGCAAGGGGGTCACCGGGGTCGCCCCCGGCGTGCGGATCGCCGCGGTGCGGCTGCTCGGCCCGCTCGGGCAGTACTACACGGAGAACATCGTCTGCGGGATGCTCTGGGCCGCCGACCACGGCGCCAAGGCGATCAACGACAGCTACTTCGCCGACCCCTGGAAGTACAACTGCCCCGAGGACCGGGACCAGGCGGCGCTGATCACGGCCGTCGGCCGGGCGGTCGCCTACGCCCAGCGGCAGGGTGCGGTGGTGGTCGCCTCGGCCGGCAACGACGGCCAGGACCTCGGCGCCTCCCGGACCGACCGGCGAAGCCCCAACGACCGGCACTCCGGCCCCCCGCAGACCCGGCTCCTGGGCACCGAGTGCATCCGCCTGCCCGGCGAGCTGCCCGGCGTGCTGACGGTCGGCGCGGTCGACCGCAGCGGGATGCCGACCGCGTACTCCAACTTCGGACGGGGTCGGATCTCGCTGGCCGCGCCCGGTGGCGACCCGGACGGCGGGGCGCAGGGCGCGGTCGTCTCCGACTGGCCGGGCGGGCAGTACGCCGCGCTGGCCGGCACCTCGATGGCCGCCGCACACGTCACCGGAGCGGTCGCGGTGGTCGCCGCCACGCACCCCGACTGGGGCCCCGACCGGCTGACCGCGCTGCTGGCCGAGACCGCGGCGGCCAACTGCCCGTTCGGGTCCGGCAGCTGCGTCGAGCGCCAGTACTTCGGTGCCGGTGTGCTCGCGCTGCCTCGAGGGTGA
- a CDS encoding DUF3046 domain-containing protein, whose amino-acid sequence MRLTEFWRRMYEHFGEVYAESFAKDHLMSELGGRTVNQALEAGWEAKDVWRVICRTQGVSALLR is encoded by the coding sequence ATGAGGCTGACCGAGTTCTGGCGACGGATGTACGAGCACTTCGGGGAGGTGTACGCGGAGTCATTCGCGAAGGACCACCTGATGAGCGAGCTCGGCGGGCGGACGGTGAACCAGGCGCTGGAGGCCGGCTGGGAGGCCAAGGACGTGTGGCGGGTGATCTGCCGGACGCAGGGGGTGTCCGCACTGCTGCGCTGA